The nucleotide sequence AACGCTTGGTTTGCTGTGGAAGTTCGGCGGACTTCCGCGGGCTCGTATGATGCCGCGAGAGTCGGGGGTGTTTATTGGAATCACAGCAGCGTTTTTTAAAATGCGACGCCGTGCCAACGATGTACCGGCCAGTCCGCCCACTCCCCTGACCGGCTTCACTGGAATCGGGGTCGTTCCAGAGCCGCCTGACATTCTGTTGGGTATTTTGGTTAGCGTCGCTTTGCTCGTGTTTCGCGTTCGCAGATTGGCCGAAGAACGCCAAAATGGACTCCTGCCCATGGGCAAGTAGCTTGCCGACCGTTTGACCACTAAAATAAGGGTTGCGGCTGCCTCCCGGTCTGGTATTTTGCTCGCCCTTTTGGCTTTGGCGGGAATTGTCCCGCCGGTGCGAAAGGGACGGAACGGCCTTAAAATCCAAGCCCTGGCCCGAATGGTCCGGGGCGGCCAGAACAACATCTAAATCAATCCTGTGTTCCGCGGGATGGTTCGTCGGCACGTTCCGACGGGCTACCAACCAATGGAAAATTGTGATAAGTATTGGCGTTAAGGAATTGTTGGAAGCGGGAGTCCACTTTGGACACCAGACCAAACGGTGGAACCCCAAGATGAAGAAATTCATCTTCGATGCCCGCAATGGGATCTACATCATCGACCTGAGCAAGACTCTCGCGCAGCTCGAAACAGCGTGCAGTTTCCTCCAGGAGACGGTCGGAAAAGGCGGACGTGTTCTCTTCGTCGGCACAAAAAAGCAGGCGCAACAGGCGGTGAAGGAAGCCGCCGAACAATGCGGCCAGTTTTATGTGACCGAACGCTGGCTCGGCGGGACGCTTACCAATTTGAAGACCATCAAGCGGTCCATCGGCCGGCTCAAACAGATTGAAAAGATGGATGCGGACGGATCCATCAATAATTATGTCAAGCAGGAGCAGTCCATGTTGCGTCGTGAGGCTGCGCGCCTGCACAAGAATCTGGATGGAATCCGCGCCATGGACAGTTATCC is from Candidatus Angelobacter sp. and encodes:
- the rpsB gene encoding 30S ribosomal protein S2; this translates as MISIGVKELLEAGVHFGHQTKRWNPKMKKFIFDARNGIYIIDLSKTLAQLETACSFLQETVGKGGRVLFVGTKKQAQQAVKEAAEQCGQFYVTERWLGGTLTNLKTIKRSIGRLKQIEKMDADGSINNYVKQEQSMLRREAARLHKNLDGIRAMDSYPSAMFVVDIKREHNAVAEARRLKIPMVAIVDTNCDPDLVDYPVAGNDDAIRSVRLILSVVGQAVTQARAEYEAKYARRKTTEEVAPAETAVSPAPEVAASTATVAAAPA